One Micromonospora craniellae genomic region harbors:
- a CDS encoding carbohydrate ABC transporter permease — protein sequence MASPRTTRRTTTSGIRRSRVGWQFTGPFLAVFALVFLAPIAYSLYLSVFRTQLVGGTRFVGLDNYTRALTDPQFWSALGRVTLFLAVQVPIMLFLALLVALAIDSGRLYGASFFRISVFLPYAVPAVVAALMWGFMYGTRFGLVGNLNKALGLSVPDPLSPDLILASIGNIVTWEFVGYNMLILYSALRVVNPALYEAAAIDGAGQLRIITAIKLPALRGPLLIATIFSIIGSFHLFTEPSILHTLAPNSITTYFTPNFYAYSLSFAGQQFNYAATVAIVMGVITMAVAYLVQLRAMRKAD from the coding sequence ATGGCTTCGCCCCGGACCACCCGCCGAACGACGACGAGCGGCATCCGGCGATCGCGGGTCGGCTGGCAGTTCACCGGCCCCTTCCTGGCGGTCTTCGCGCTGGTCTTCCTCGCACCGATCGCATACTCGCTGTACCTGAGCGTGTTCCGGACCCAGCTGGTCGGCGGCACCAGGTTCGTCGGGCTGGACAACTACACCAGGGCGCTGACCGACCCACAGTTCTGGTCGGCGTTGGGCCGGGTCACGTTGTTCCTCGCCGTACAGGTTCCGATCATGCTGTTCCTCGCCCTGCTGGTCGCCCTGGCGATCGACAGTGGACGGCTGTACGGGGCGTCGTTCTTCCGGATCTCGGTGTTCCTGCCGTACGCAGTGCCCGCAGTCGTCGCCGCGCTCATGTGGGGCTTCATGTACGGCACCCGGTTCGGCCTGGTCGGAAACCTCAACAAGGCGCTCGGGTTGTCGGTGCCGGACCCGCTCTCGCCGGACCTGATCCTCGCGTCGATCGGCAACATCGTCACGTGGGAGTTCGTCGGCTACAACATGCTGATCCTCTACTCCGCTCTACGGGTGGTGAACCCCGCGCTGTACGAGGCTGCGGCGATCGACGGGGCCGGACAGCTCAGGATCATCACCGCGATCAAGCTGCCGGCGTTGCGCGGTCCGCTGCTGATCGCCACGATCTTCTCGATCATCGGTAGTTTCCACCTGTTCACCGAACCGAGCATCCTCCACACCCTGGCCCCGAACTCGATCACCACGTACTTCACGCCGAACTTCTACGCGTACTCGTTGTCCTTCGCGGGTCAGCAGTTCAACTACGCCGCCACGGTGGCGATCGTCATGGGCGTGATCACGATGGCCGTCGCCTACCTGGTCCAACTCCGCGCCATGCGGAAGGCGGACTGA
- a CDS encoding carboxylate-amine ligase: protein MGDLSAPEFEVAPPLTLGVEEEFLLLDPATGESMPVAAQVRAALHGDARRQSRQEFRHSMVEMVTPVCTELTELREHLLTLRRAAADAARAAGASLVALGATPVREGHRSVPDEPRYHAMSRRFGPVAHDPAVCGCHVHVGLPDRELAVQVGNHLRVWLPVVHAVTVNSPLHDGSDTGHASWRSMQLERWPSIGPTPYFASAAEYDATVADLVEAGIMLDPAMVYWYTRPSASYPTIEIRVGDVCPSVDETVLHAALVRALVATMVDDIRRGTPAPRLRSCLVAAAHWRAAHHGLDGDLVDLRTTRPRPAWDLVADLLTTVTPALTAHGDLDYVQQQLSRLRRAGTGATRQRQILAGADGDIPTLLHHLAAQTTTG, encoded by the coding sequence ATGGGTGACCTGTCGGCGCCGGAGTTCGAGGTGGCCCCACCTTTGACGTTGGGGGTCGAGGAGGAGTTCCTGTTGCTGGACCCGGCGACCGGGGAGAGCATGCCGGTCGCCGCGCAGGTGCGTGCCGCGTTGCACGGTGACGCCCGGCGGCAGAGCCGGCAGGAGTTCCGGCACAGCATGGTGGAGATGGTTACCCCGGTCTGCACCGAGTTGACCGAGCTGCGGGAACATCTACTGACGCTGCGCCGCGCCGCGGCCGACGCCGCCCGCGCGGCCGGAGCGAGCCTGGTGGCCCTGGGCGCCACCCCGGTGCGGGAGGGCCACCGGTCCGTACCGGACGAACCGCGCTACCACGCCATGTCCCGGCGTTTCGGCCCGGTCGCGCACGATCCCGCCGTCTGCGGCTGCCACGTGCACGTGGGCCTGCCCGACCGCGAACTGGCCGTCCAGGTCGGTAACCACCTGCGGGTGTGGCTACCGGTCGTGCACGCCGTCACGGTGAACTCGCCCCTGCACGACGGCTCCGACACCGGGCACGCGAGCTGGCGCTCCATGCAACTGGAACGCTGGCCGAGCATCGGGCCGACCCCCTACTTCGCCTCCGCCGCCGAGTACGACGCCACCGTGGCCGACCTCGTCGAAGCCGGGATCATGCTCGACCCGGCGATGGTCTACTGGTACACCCGTCCGTCGGCCAGCTATCCCACCATCGAGATCCGGGTCGGTGACGTCTGCCCGAGCGTCGACGAGACCGTGCTGCACGCGGCGCTGGTCCGCGCCCTGGTCGCCACCATGGTCGACGACATCCGCCGCGGTACGCCCGCACCCCGGCTCCGCAGTTGCCTCGTCGCCGCCGCACACTGGCGGGCCGCCCACCACGGCCTCGACGGCGACCTCGTCGACCTGCGCACCACCCGGCCCCGGCCCGCCTGGGACCTGGTGGCCGACCTGCTCACCACCGTCACCCCGGCGCTGACCGCGCACGGCGACCTGGACTACGTCCAGCAGCAGCTGTCCCGACTCCGCCGCGCCGGCACCGGCGCCACCCGACAGCGGCAGATCCTCGCCGGCGCCGACGGCGACATTCCCACCCTGCTGCACCACCTCGCCGCCCAGACCACCACCGGCTGA
- a CDS encoding LacI family DNA-binding transcriptional regulator, whose product MDVDARGSRPQAAPVARRAGADIPGGRRKQRVSMADVARLAGVSSQTVSRVSNGHPTVVETTRQQVLAAMRQLGYRPNSAARALRYGQFHTIGVILFNLSSTGNSRTVEAIATHAATEGYAITLIPLGAPTQDNVLGAFTRMGELAVDGVIVIIEVHLLDTNTVVLPPGVHAVVVDSDAGDRHCVVDTDQADGARQAVRHLLDLGHRTVWHVAGPVESFAGERRTAAWRAALEAYGRPVPPIERGDWSAESGYRAGLRLAEQPDCTAVFTANDQMALGVLRALHERGREVPAQVSVVGFDDVADTSAYLPPLTTVHQDFAEVGRRCVQALLRQIRSGPAEPGTDLVPTRLVVRASTAPPP is encoded by the coding sequence ATGGATGTGGATGCCCGAGGGTCTCGCCCCCAGGCCGCCCCCGTCGCCCGGCGAGCCGGTGCGGACATCCCCGGAGGACGCCGCAAACAACGCGTCTCCATGGCGGACGTGGCGCGACTCGCGGGCGTGTCGTCCCAGACCGTGTCCCGGGTCTCCAACGGTCATCCCACAGTCGTCGAGACGACCCGCCAGCAGGTGCTCGCGGCGATGCGACAACTGGGCTACCGGCCCAACAGCGCTGCCCGCGCGTTGCGCTACGGGCAGTTCCACACGATCGGCGTGATCCTGTTCAACCTGTCCTCGACGGGCAACAGCCGTACGGTCGAGGCGATCGCGACCCACGCCGCCACGGAGGGGTATGCGATCACCCTGATTCCGCTCGGCGCCCCCACTCAGGACAATGTGCTCGGCGCGTTCACCCGGATGGGCGAACTGGCGGTCGACGGGGTCATCGTCATCATCGAGGTGCACCTGCTCGACACCAACACCGTGGTCCTGCCACCCGGGGTGCACGCCGTGGTGGTGGACTCCGACGCCGGTGACCGCCACTGCGTCGTCGACACCGATCAGGCCGACGGTGCCCGGCAGGCCGTACGCCACCTGCTGGACCTCGGTCACCGCACCGTGTGGCACGTCGCCGGTCCGGTCGAGTCGTTCGCCGGCGAACGACGTACCGCGGCGTGGCGGGCCGCGCTCGAGGCGTACGGCCGCCCGGTGCCGCCGATCGAACGCGGTGACTGGTCCGCGGAGTCCGGATACCGCGCCGGGCTGCGGCTGGCCGAGCAGCCCGACTGCACGGCAGTCTTCACGGCGAACGATCAGATGGCCCTCGGCGTGCTGCGAGCCCTGCACGAACGGGGCCGGGAGGTGCCGGCGCAGGTCAGCGTGGTCGGCTTCGACGACGTCGCGGACACCTCGGCCTACCTTCCGCCGCTGACCACCGTGCACCAGGACTTCGCCGAGGTGGGACGTCGCTGTGTGCAGGCACTCCTGCGGCAGATCCGCAGCGGGCCCGCCGAACCCGGTACGGACCTGGTGCCCACCCGGCTCGTCGTCCGTGCCAGCACCGCACCACCGCCGTGA
- a CDS encoding N-acetylglutaminylglutamine amidotransferase codes for MCGIGGEARFDGSAPDADAVARMSAAMRSRGPDGEGLWSDDWLALGHRRLTIIDLSDAGAQPMVREDLGLALVFNGCVYNYPELREELRAAGHRFRSTSDTEVILVAYAHWGEAFVDHLVGMFAIGLVDRPRRRLILARDRLGIKPLYLAERPGRLRFASTLPALLRGGDVDTAIDPVALHHYLSWHSIVPAPRTVLRGVRKLPPATLRVIEVDGRSRERVYWQPDYARDPAHAGMDAQDWQAALGGALRTAVRRRLVADVPVGVLLSGGLDSSLIVALLAEAGQDQLRTFSIGFDSRGGEAGDEFGFSDLVARTFDTDHQRIRLADDDLVPAVRATVAAMTEPMGSHDVVAFHLLSEQVARHVKVAQSGQGADEVFAGYGYHQPLAQVTRDGAAETFASAFFDRDHAELNRVVSPAYACGHDASRELLLAELAAPGAQTALDAVLRLDTHRMLPDDPVKRVDSMSMAWGLEVRTPFLDQDLVALASACPPEHKVAQGGKGVLKEVAREVLPADVIDRPKGYFPVPALRNVDGAVRDLVVDALRAPAARQRGLFRPEYVAHLLDEPDAAQAAAGSNKLWQLGLLELWLQIHHIR; via the coding sequence GTGTGCGGCATCGGCGGGGAGGCACGGTTCGACGGCTCGGCACCGGACGCCGACGCGGTCGCCCGGATGAGTGCGGCGATGCGGTCCCGGGGCCCGGACGGCGAGGGGCTGTGGAGCGACGACTGGTTGGCCCTCGGGCACCGGCGGCTCACCATCATCGACCTCTCCGACGCCGGCGCCCAGCCGATGGTCCGCGAGGATCTCGGGCTCGCCCTGGTCTTCAACGGATGCGTCTACAACTACCCGGAGCTGCGTGAGGAACTGCGCGCCGCCGGGCACCGGTTCCGCTCCACCAGTGACACCGAGGTCATCCTCGTCGCGTACGCGCACTGGGGCGAAGCGTTCGTCGACCACCTGGTCGGCATGTTCGCGATCGGCCTGGTCGACCGGCCCCGGCGGCGGCTGATCCTGGCCCGCGACCGCCTCGGCATCAAGCCGCTCTACCTGGCCGAGAGGCCGGGACGGCTACGGTTCGCCTCGACCCTGCCCGCGCTGCTGCGCGGCGGCGACGTCGACACCGCCATCGACCCGGTGGCCCTGCATCACTACCTCTCCTGGCACTCGATCGTCCCCGCCCCCCGCACGGTGCTGCGCGGAGTGCGCAAGCTGCCACCGGCGACGCTGCGCGTGATCGAGGTCGACGGACGCAGCCGCGAGCGCGTCTACTGGCAACCCGACTACGCCCGCGACCCCGCCCACGCCGGTATGGACGCTCAGGACTGGCAGGCGGCGCTGGGCGGGGCACTGCGCACGGCGGTACGCCGACGACTGGTCGCCGACGTACCGGTCGGGGTGCTGCTCTCCGGCGGACTGGACTCCAGCCTCATCGTGGCGCTGCTCGCCGAGGCCGGTCAGGACCAGTTGCGGACCTTCAGCATCGGGTTCGACAGCCGTGGCGGTGAGGCCGGCGACGAGTTCGGCTTCTCCGACCTGGTCGCACGCACCTTCGACACCGACCACCAGCGGATCCGGCTCGCCGACGACGATCTGGTGCCGGCGGTACGCGCGACGGTGGCCGCGATGACCGAGCCGATGGGCAGCCACGACGTGGTCGCTTTCCACCTGCTGTCCGAACAGGTGGCCCGGCACGTCAAGGTGGCGCAGTCGGGGCAGGGCGCCGACGAGGTGTTCGCCGGGTACGGCTACCACCAGCCACTCGCCCAGGTGACCCGCGACGGGGCGGCGGAGACCTTCGCGTCGGCGTTCTTCGACCGTGACCACGCCGAGCTGAACCGGGTGGTCTCCCCCGCGTACGCCTGCGGCCACGACGCCAGCCGCGAGCTGCTCCTCGCCGAACTGGCCGCGCCCGGTGCGCAGACCGCGCTGGACGCCGTCCTGCGGCTGGACACCCACCGGATGCTGCCCGACGACCCGGTCAAGCGGGTCGACAGCATGAGCATGGCCTGGGGGTTGGAGGTCCGCACCCCGTTCCTGGACCAGGATCTGGTGGCTCTGGCGTCGGCCTGCCCGCCGGAGCACAAGGTGGCCCAGGGCGGCAAGGGTGTGCTGAAGGAGGTCGCCCGGGAGGTGCTGCCCGCCGACGTGATCGACCGGCCCAAGGGCTACTTCCCCGTCCCCGCGTTGCGCAACGTCGACGGCGCGGTGCGGGACCTGGTCGTCGACGCGCTGCGGGCACCGGCTGCCCGGCAGCGGGGCCTGTTCCGGCCGGAGTACGTCGCGCATCTGCTCGACGAGCCCGACGCGGCGCAGGCGGCGGCCGGCAGCAACAAGCTCTGGCAGCTCGGCCTGCTCGAACTGTGGCTCCAGATCCACCACATCCGCTGA
- a CDS encoding ABC transporter substrate-binding protein yields the protein MALPRRALLVSAALSVCLLVTGCGAGDDRDSGGSPGAVSDADIEAALAAGGRITVWAWEPTLKQVVADFQDRYPNVTVDLVNAGTGNDQYTALQNAVTARSGVPDVAQVEYYALPQFVLSKALTDLTGYGADKLEATFTPGPWTAVRSGGGVHGLPMDSGPMALFYNKEVFDKHGLRVPTTWDEYVTEAEKLHRADPNAYITSDTGDAGFATSMIWQAGGRPYRVDGTSVGIDLADQGTRTFTATWQRLIDGKLLAPIVGWSDAWYKGLSDGTIATLVIGAWMPANLESGVQAASGKWRVAPMPQWEAGGSVTAENGGSSLAIPEQGANKTLAYAFLRYATVAEGAQTRTDRGAFPATTAQLNAPQFLDKEFPYFGGQQVNQVLAESAARVSPGWSYLPFQVYANSVFGDTVGRAYQGGTTLQDGLLAWQDVSVTYGRDQGFTIR from the coding sequence ATGGCCCTACCCCGCCGAGCGCTCCTGGTGAGCGCGGCCCTCTCCGTCTGTCTCCTGGTGACCGGATGCGGCGCCGGCGACGACCGCGACTCCGGCGGGTCGCCGGGCGCCGTGTCCGACGCCGACATCGAGGCCGCCCTGGCGGCCGGTGGCCGGATCACCGTGTGGGCCTGGGAGCCGACCCTCAAGCAGGTCGTCGCCGACTTCCAGGACAGGTACCCGAACGTCACCGTCGACCTGGTCAACGCCGGTACCGGCAACGACCAGTACACGGCGCTGCAGAACGCCGTCACGGCCCGATCCGGCGTGCCCGACGTCGCCCAGGTCGAGTACTACGCGCTACCACAGTTCGTGCTCTCCAAGGCGCTCACCGACCTGACCGGGTACGGCGCCGACAAGCTCGAAGCCACCTTCACCCCGGGCCCGTGGACCGCCGTGCGCTCCGGCGGCGGCGTCCACGGCCTGCCGATGGACTCCGGCCCGATGGCCCTGTTCTACAACAAGGAGGTCTTCGACAAGCACGGGTTGCGGGTCCCCACCACCTGGGACGAGTACGTCACCGAAGCAGAGAAGCTGCACCGGGCCGACCCGAACGCGTACATCACCAGCGACACCGGCGACGCCGGCTTCGCCACCAGCATGATCTGGCAGGCCGGCGGCAGACCCTACCGCGTCGACGGCACCAGCGTCGGGATCGACCTCGCCGACCAGGGCACCCGGACGTTCACCGCGACCTGGCAGCGGCTCATCGACGGCAAGCTGCTCGCGCCGATCGTCGGCTGGAGCGACGCCTGGTACAAGGGCCTGAGCGACGGCACCATCGCCACGCTGGTCATCGGCGCATGGATGCCCGCGAACCTGGAATCCGGCGTCCAGGCCGCCAGCGGCAAGTGGCGCGTCGCGCCCATGCCGCAATGGGAGGCGGGCGGCTCGGTCACCGCCGAGAACGGCGGCAGCTCGCTGGCGATCCCCGAGCAGGGCGCCAACAAGACCCTCGCCTACGCCTTCCTCCGGTACGCCACCGTCGCCGAGGGCGCCCAGACGAGGACCGACCGCGGCGCCTTCCCTGCCACCACCGCACAGCTGAATGCGCCGCAGTTCCTCGACAAGGAATTCCCCTACTTCGGCGGCCAGCAGGTCAACCAAGTTCTCGCCGAATCCGCCGCCCGGGTCTCCCCCGGCTGGTCCTACCTGCCGTTCCAGGTCTACGCGAACAGTGTCTTCGGCGACACCGTCGGCAGGGCGTACCAAGGCGGCACCACCCTGCAGGACGGACTCCTGGCCTGGCAGGACGTCTCGGTCACGTACGGCCGGGATCAGGGTTTCACCATCCGCTGA
- a CDS encoding carbohydrate ABC transporter permease: MARTPTATGNAARSAGRRPPRVRRREARRSGSVALTALTGLVLVYTLLPLAWLLINATKTQQGLFDSFGLAFAEDFALVDNIADVLTQDDGIFLRWLLNTLLYVCVGAGGATLLAALAGYGLAKFAFPGRRAIFAVVIGAVAVPGTALAVPTFLMFSRLGLTNTPWAIIIPSLVSPFGLYLMWTFAAAAVPDELIESARVDGAGEFRTFFTVSAPLLAPGTITVLLFNVVATWNNYFLPLIMLKNPDWYPLTIGLKTWSQQAGTAGGEAIFHLVITGSLLTIVPLIAAFLLLQRYWQSGLSTGGVKE, translated from the coding sequence ATGGCCCGCACCCCGACCGCCACCGGCAACGCCGCCCGTTCGGCCGGTCGCCGCCCACCCCGGGTACGACGACGCGAAGCCCGCCGCAGCGGCAGCGTCGCGTTGACCGCGCTGACCGGCCTCGTGCTGGTCTACACGCTGCTGCCGCTGGCCTGGCTGCTGATCAACGCGACCAAGACCCAGCAGGGGCTGTTCGACTCCTTCGGGCTGGCCTTCGCGGAGGACTTCGCGTTGGTCGACAACATCGCCGACGTCCTGACCCAGGACGACGGCATCTTCCTCCGCTGGCTGCTCAACACCCTGCTCTACGTCTGCGTCGGCGCCGGTGGCGCCACCCTGCTGGCCGCCCTGGCCGGGTACGGGCTGGCGAAGTTCGCTTTCCCCGGCCGGAGGGCGATCTTCGCGGTGGTCATCGGTGCGGTGGCCGTCCCGGGAACCGCGCTGGCGGTGCCGACCTTCCTGATGTTCTCCAGACTGGGCCTGACCAACACTCCGTGGGCGATCATCATCCCGTCGCTGGTCTCGCCGTTCGGCCTCTATCTCATGTGGACCTTCGCCGCCGCCGCGGTGCCGGACGAGCTGATCGAATCAGCGCGGGTCGACGGCGCCGGCGAGTTCCGCACCTTCTTCACCGTCAGTGCTCCGCTGCTGGCACCCGGGACGATCACCGTCCTGCTGTTCAACGTGGTCGCCACCTGGAACAACTACTTCCTGCCGTTGATCATGTTGAAGAACCCGGACTGGTACCCGCTCACCATCGGCCTCAAGACCTGGAGCCAGCAGGCCGGCACCGCGGGCGGGGAGGCGATCTTCCACCTCGTGATCACCGGTTCGTTGCTGACCATCGTGCCCCTGATCGCGGCGTTCCTGCTGCTCCAGAGGTACTGGCAGTCGGGCCTTTCCACCGGAGGCGTCAAGGAGTAG